A region of Ochrobactrum quorumnocens DNA encodes the following proteins:
- a CDS encoding alpha/beta fold hydrolase, which yields MTGKGTIWIAGLIFGLGAFFPSAVSFERIARMTITALPASFASVNGIEMYYRVVGKGPPILLIHGGLSDQHVWDAQLPILARDHTVIVADSRGQGRSTRTTDPLTYELMADDYVALLDYLTIGKVDLVGWSDGGIIGIDIAMRYPERLKSLFAQAANVTPEGSTGYMLARAEGKPLPELRHYESIDKEIHALWANEPNYTAEDLSKITVRTAIVIGDHDTAVTREHTEFIADHIPGARLVILPDSGHGVPAENPRLYAHTVLKFIAGDSLDGSVTASK from the coding sequence ATGACGGGCAAAGGAACAATATGGATCGCGGGGCTGATTTTCGGCCTCGGCGCCTTTTTCCCTTCCGCCGTCTCCTTTGAAAGAATTGCTCGCATGACCATTACCGCTTTGCCAGCCAGCTTTGCCAGCGTCAATGGCATTGAGATGTATTACCGCGTCGTGGGTAAAGGGCCGCCAATTCTTCTCATCCATGGCGGCTTATCAGACCAGCATGTCTGGGACGCGCAGCTGCCAATTCTTGCACGTGATCACACGGTGATTGTCGCAGATAGCCGTGGTCAAGGACGCTCAACGCGCACGACCGATCCACTCACCTATGAGCTTATGGCCGACGATTATGTAGCACTGCTGGATTATCTCACCATCGGCAAGGTCGATCTTGTCGGCTGGAGCGATGGTGGCATTATCGGCATTGATATTGCCATGCGTTATCCCGAGCGGCTTAAAAGCCTGTTTGCGCAAGCTGCCAATGTCACGCCAGAAGGCTCGACCGGCTACATGCTGGCGCGCGCTGAAGGCAAGCCGCTTCCCGAACTGCGCCACTATGAAAGCATCGACAAGGAAATCCATGCCTTATGGGCGAATGAGCCGAACTATACAGCTGAAGACCTGTCGAAGATAACGGTGCGAACCGCCATTGTAATCGGTGATCACGATACAGCGGTCACACGAGAGCATACCGAGTTTATTGCGGATCATATTCCCGGTGCACGGCTGGTTATCCTGCCCGACTCCGGTCACGGCGTCCCGGCCGAAAATCCCCGGCTCTACGCACATACAGTGCTGAAATTCATTGCCGGCGATAGTCTTGACGGTTCGGTTACGGCCAGCAAATAG
- a CDS encoding NlpC/P60 family protein has translation MLDRRLNAYRPDLADERLSGKVEASRFTAGTLMQVSASVVDLRSEPRPDSGPQTQIIFGDMVRVFEEQDGWSWAQAERDGYTGYVSSASLEKPGADATHMVIVPRTFIYPGSDLRFPHTKALSLGSRVRIVGSAETRGTQYALLENGEALIAGHLASLDQHAPDYVAVAETLLHTPYLWGGTSGFGIDCSGIVQLSMWVSGRKVLRDSDMQQTTLGEIIEPDANYSSLKRGDLVFWKGHVAICASPDMLIHASGHTMTVTMEPLNDAIKRIAYLYDLPTLIRRP, from the coding sequence ATGCTCGACCGTCGCTTAAACGCCTATCGTCCCGATCTCGCTGATGAACGGTTGAGCGGGAAGGTTGAAGCGAGCCGTTTTACTGCTGGCACTTTGATGCAGGTCTCTGCGTCCGTCGTCGATCTTCGTTCTGAACCACGACCGGACAGCGGCCCACAAACCCAGATCATTTTCGGCGATATGGTACGCGTGTTCGAAGAGCAGGATGGCTGGAGCTGGGCGCAGGCCGAGCGCGACGGCTATACAGGCTACGTATCCTCAGCCTCGCTGGAAAAACCAGGCGCGGATGCGACGCATATGGTCATCGTGCCGCGCACTTTCATCTACCCCGGTTCTGATCTTCGTTTCCCGCATACCAAGGCTCTTTCGCTTGGCTCGCGCGTTCGTATTGTCGGTTCCGCTGAGACACGCGGCACACAATATGCACTGCTTGAGAATGGCGAAGCCCTGATTGCAGGCCACCTTGCGTCCCTTGATCAGCATGCGCCTGACTATGTAGCCGTTGCTGAGACCCTGCTGCACACGCCCTATCTATGGGGCGGAACATCGGGCTTTGGTATTGATTGCTCCGGTATCGTTCAGCTTTCCATGTGGGTTTCGGGCCGCAAAGTCTTGCGCGATTCGGATATGCAGCAGACCACCCTCGGCGAGATCATCGAACCGGATGCTAACTATTCCAGTCTCAAGCGCGGTGATCTGGTGTTCTGGAAAGGTCATGTCGCGATCTGCGCATCGCCTGACATGCTCATCCATGCCAGCGGCCACACTATGACAGTGACCATGGAGCCACTGAACGATGCAATCAAGCGTATCGCCTATCTCTATGACCTGCCAACTCTGATCAGAAGGCCATAA
- a CDS encoding MarR family transcriptional regulator, with translation MPVELKPLQALTLLRTLSLEQVRDEMPDLTTRQVAILLTIYLEPPPHTVRGLAAKLNVTKPVITRALDTMGTLNLVSRHRDEKDRRNVLVKRTVTGALYVERLGDLVIAKARELPL, from the coding sequence ATGCCCGTTGAACTGAAACCTTTGCAGGCACTAACATTGCTGCGAACCTTGTCGCTGGAGCAGGTGCGGGACGAGATGCCCGATCTGACCACGCGTCAGGTGGCTATTCTTTTGACCATTTATCTGGAGCCCCCGCCGCATACCGTGCGAGGGCTCGCAGCCAAACTGAATGTCACCAAGCCGGTGATTACACGTGCTCTCGATACGATGGGAACGCTCAATCTTGTATCCCGGCATCGTGATGAAAAAGATCGTCGAAATGTGCTAGTAAAGAGAACAGTTACTGGCGCACTTTATGTCGAAAGATTGGGCGATCTGGTGATCGCTAAGGCCAGGGAGTTACCACTGTGA